One part of the Polycyclovorans algicola TG408 genome encodes these proteins:
- a CDS encoding formyltransferase family protein, whose protein sequence is MKADYRPLILTSIPGADIEAAAIASRYFKKPAVLFWEMGNAATKPEVLAHIEAMDYNLIISHVSGIILKPAHLQRATYGAVNIHPAPPEHGGCWGCWCQPIIDRTTRTHHGVTVHEIDEQIDHGPIYLVERWEVPETASIQDVFERSVADCQRMLATVCERIADSDVGTRCFTPIDEHWDPNNRHTPIEEIRAWFAGLAPDHPAHQERIFMNHPRAIMAPPYFDDL, encoded by the coding sequence ATGAAAGCCGACTACCGCCCGCTCATTCTGACGTCGATTCCCGGTGCCGATATCGAGGCCGCCGCCATCGCCAGTCGATATTTCAAGAAACCGGCCGTTCTGTTCTGGGAAATGGGCAACGCCGCCACCAAGCCCGAGGTGCTCGCCCACATCGAGGCGATGGACTACAACCTGATCATCTCGCACGTGAGCGGCATCATCCTCAAGCCGGCGCATTTGCAGCGCGCCACTTACGGCGCCGTCAACATTCACCCCGCGCCCCCTGAGCACGGCGGGTGCTGGGGCTGCTGGTGCCAACCCATCATCGATCGCACCACCCGAACCCATCACGGCGTCACGGTTCACGAGATCGACGAACAGATTGACCACGGCCCGATCTACCTCGTCGAACGGTGGGAAGTGCCGGAGACCGCGTCGATCCAGGACGTCTTCGAACGCAGCGTCGCCGACTGCCAGCGCATGCTGGCGACCGTGTGTGAGCGCATCGCCGACAGCGACGTCGGCACGCGCTGCTTCACGCCGATTGACGAGCACTGGGACCCCAACAATCGACACACCCCGATCGAAGAAATACGCGCCTGGTTCGCGGGGCTGGCACCGGATCACCCCGCGCACCAGGAGCGCATTTTCATGAACCACCCGCGGGCCATCATGGCGCCGCCGTATTTTGATGATCTGTAG
- a CDS encoding NAD(P)H-dependent oxidoreductase, with protein MKVHIVYAHPQATSFNGALLRRSVEALESQGHEVQVSDLYAMGFNPVASAHDFKERRFEGHLQYDREQKHAVGQRGFSDDIQAEIDKVLWCDLLILQFPLWWYSVPAIMKGWFDRVFANGLMYGQLGRFDQGGLKGKRAMVSTTTGCFPDMVEAGGIMGHLDVMLWHLQYGTLHYVGFDVLEPFVTYSVRYEDDAARAQYLDALEARLRNIEQVPLKSAHLNEEFGADWKLKAGIAPRTTGHLSFPGSPA; from the coding sequence ATGAAAGTCCACATTGTTTACGCCCACCCGCAGGCCACTTCGTTCAACGGGGCGCTGCTGCGCCGTAGCGTCGAGGCGCTGGAATCGCAAGGCCATGAAGTGCAGGTTTCTGACCTGTACGCCATGGGGTTCAACCCGGTGGCGTCGGCGCATGACTTCAAGGAACGTCGTTTCGAAGGCCACTTGCAGTACGACCGCGAGCAGAAGCATGCGGTGGGCCAGCGCGGTTTCAGCGACGACATTCAGGCCGAAATCGACAAGGTGCTGTGGTGCGACCTGCTGATTCTGCAGTTTCCGCTGTGGTGGTATTCGGTGCCGGCGATCATGAAGGGCTGGTTTGACCGCGTGTTCGCCAACGGGCTGATGTACGGCCAGTTGGGCCGCTTCGACCAGGGCGGCCTCAAGGGCAAGCGCGCCATGGTCTCGACCACCACCGGCTGCTTCCCCGACATGGTCGAGGCGGGCGGCATCATGGGACACCTCGACGTGATGCTCTGGCATCTGCAGTACGGAACGCTGCACTACGTCGGCTTCGATGTGCTCGAACCGTTCGTCACCTACTCGGTGCGCTACGAAGACGATGCCGCGCGGGCCCAGTATCTCGATGCTTTGGAGGCGCGTCTGCGCAACATCGAGCAAGTGCCGCTGAAGTCCGCGCACCTGAACGAAGAGTTCGGTGCCGACTGGAAGCTCAAGGCGGGCATCGCGCCGCGCACCACCGGCCATCTGTCATTCCCCGGCTCGCCGGCGTAA
- a CDS encoding enoyl-CoA hydratase/isomerase family protein has translation MIATALTVENGLARLRFTDAANANPINRRLCDELCDQAVELSSRSDVRAVLVTADGKHFGFGGDIAHFNQQGDQLPAEIKRMTATIHSAITRLQRMDAPMVVAVQGVCAGGSAAFAAGCDVVISADNTRWVAAYTGIGYSTDASATVMFSRRMGLARARNFLLRNQTLDAQAALAAGLVDEVVPADQLIAHAEQIAQQFAQGPTKAYGEVRRLLLSVQDQPLETQLELEAQALARVAATDDAREGLRSFSEKRKPNFTGR, from the coding sequence ATGATTGCCACTGCACTGACCGTTGAAAACGGCCTCGCGCGCCTGCGCTTTACCGATGCCGCCAACGCCAACCCGATCAATCGCCGCCTCTGCGATGAGCTCTGTGACCAGGCGGTCGAGCTGTCCAGCCGCAGTGATGTGCGCGCCGTACTCGTCACGGCGGATGGCAAGCATTTCGGCTTCGGCGGCGACATCGCCCACTTCAACCAGCAGGGTGATCAGTTGCCGGCCGAGATCAAGCGCATGACCGCCACCATTCACAGCGCCATTACCCGGCTGCAGCGCATGGACGCGCCGATGGTGGTGGCGGTGCAGGGGGTTTGCGCCGGGGGTTCGGCGGCTTTCGCGGCCGGCTGCGACGTGGTGATTAGCGCCGACAATACGCGTTGGGTCGCCGCCTACACCGGCATTGGCTACAGCACCGACGCCAGCGCCACGGTGATGTTCTCGCGCCGCATGGGTCTGGCGCGGGCGCGCAACTTTCTGCTGCGCAATCAGACCTTGGATGCGCAGGCCGCGCTGGCCGCCGGACTGGTCGATGAGGTCGTGCCGGCCGACCAACTCATCGCCCACGCTGAGCAGATTGCCCAGCAGTTCGCCCAGGGGCCGACCAAGGCGTATGGCGAGGTCCGCCGTCTGCTCCTCAGCGTTCAGGACCAGCCGCTGGAAACGCAGTTGGAGCTTGAAGCGCAAGCCCTGGCCCGCGTTGCCGCGACTGACGATGCGCGCGAAGGCTTGCGGTCGTTCAGCGAAAAGCGCAAGCCGAATTTCACCGGTCGGTAG
- a CDS encoding glutathione S-transferase family protein, protein MITIHHLNMSRSERIVWLAEELAINYELVHHQRDPKTFRSPQSIFELSPLGKSPVVQDGNRVICESGAVVEYLIERHGQGRLKPAVDSDAYVAYLHWMHAAESTLMVPILFDLYGKLLQIQSAAYDGFMQAEFATTLSHLDRTLGVSPYVAGEAFTGADVMVAYDLHLANGTSFPALKTAAPIEQYPNIVAYLERVEARPAYQRMRQLCP, encoded by the coding sequence ATGATCACGATTCATCACCTGAACATGTCGCGCTCGGAGCGCATCGTCTGGCTCGCGGAGGAACTGGCGATCAATTACGAGCTGGTGCACCACCAGCGCGACCCGAAAACCTTTCGCTCGCCGCAATCCATTTTCGAGCTGTCGCCGCTGGGCAAGTCGCCGGTGGTGCAAGACGGCAACCGGGTGATCTGCGAGTCCGGCGCGGTGGTGGAATACCTGATCGAACGCCATGGTCAGGGGCGACTCAAACCGGCCGTCGACTCGGACGCGTATGTCGCCTATCTGCACTGGATGCACGCGGCCGAATCGACGCTGATGGTGCCGATTCTGTTCGACCTTTACGGCAAGCTGCTGCAGATTCAATCGGCGGCCTACGACGGCTTCATGCAGGCGGAATTCGCGACCACCCTGTCGCACCTCGACCGCACGCTGGGCGTTTCGCCGTATGTGGCCGGCGAGGCGTTCACCGGCGCCGACGTGATGGTGGCCTACGACCTGCACCTGGCCAACGGCACGTCGTTTCCGGCGCTGAAAACGGCCGCGCCCATCGAGCAATACCCGAACATCGTCGCCTACCTTGAGCGCGTCGAAGCGCGCCCGGCCTACCAGCGAATGCGTCAGCTCTGCCCCTGA
- a CDS encoding metal-dependent hydrolase, with the protein MDSLSQIALGAAVSVAVMGRHTPVGRAALWGAVCGTLPDLDALIDHGDAVRNMTLHRAETHALFWLTLVAPLIAAGIHRLHRGSATFKRWWLAVWLVLITHPLLDVMTVYGTRLALPFTDQPYGVASIFIIDPLFTLPLLIGLGVALYRKSARPTVIALAISSLYLAWGYGAQQQVRGVALASLDEQGVTVEQLLVTPTAFNSVLWRVVAITPNGYAEGFRSLLDAEPQMQFIHHPRGMAWYDRVAQHAPVQRIAAFSRGYFDLVQVDDTLRIRDLRMGQTPYFYFSFVIAEQGVDGWQWVPPQPVGDRPPLAEGLGWMWLRMAGNPLPPPGAGLER; encoded by the coding sequence ATGGATTCTCTAAGCCAGATTGCCCTCGGCGCTGCCGTCAGCGTGGCCGTCATGGGGCGGCATACGCCGGTGGGCCGCGCCGCGTTGTGGGGCGCCGTGTGCGGCACCTTGCCCGACCTTGATGCGCTCATCGACCACGGCGATGCGGTGCGCAACATGACCCTGCACCGCGCCGAAACCCATGCGCTGTTCTGGCTGACCCTGGTGGCGCCGCTGATCGCGGCCGGCATCCACCGACTGCATCGCGGCAGCGCCACGTTCAAGCGATGGTGGCTGGCGGTTTGGCTGGTGCTCATCACCCACCCGCTGCTCGACGTGATGACCGTGTACGGCACCCGCCTGGCCCTGCCGTTCACCGATCAGCCGTATGGCGTGGCCAGCATCTTCATCATTGATCCGCTGTTCACGCTGCCGCTGCTGATCGGCTTGGGGGTGGCGCTGTATCGCAAGTCAGCGCGCCCCACGGTCATCGCGCTGGCGATCAGCTCGCTGTATCTGGCGTGGGGCTACGGCGCGCAGCAGCAGGTGCGCGGTGTCGCGCTCGCCAGCCTGGATGAGCAAGGCGTAACGGTCGAGCAGCTACTGGTCACGCCCACCGCCTTCAACTCGGTGCTGTGGCGCGTGGTGGCCATCACCCCCAACGGCTATGCCGAAGGCTTCCGCTCGCTGCTGGATGCCGAACCGCAGATGCAGTTCATCCACCATCCACGCGGCATGGCGTGGTACGACCGCGTTGCCCAGCACGCCCCGGTGCAACGCATCGCCGCCTTCAGCCGTGGCTACTTCGACCTGGTGCAGGTGGACGACACCCTGCGCATTCGCGACCTGCGCATGGGGCAAACGCCGTATTTCTACTTCAGCTTCGTCATCGCCGAGCAAGGGGTTGATGGCTGGCAGTGGGTGCCGCCGCAGCCGGTCGGTGACCGGCCGCCACTGGCCGAGGGCTTGGGGTGGATGTGGCTGCGAATGGCTGGCAACCCATTGCCCCCGCCGGGTGCGGGGTTGGAGCGCTGA
- a CDS encoding pyridoxal phosphate-dependent decarboxylase family protein produces the protein MLDGAAELSSPTSLAHMDPPTPWITWAMALWNASLNQNMLHEMTSPFATQAEALVLRWLSPYFGMQGGHFCAGSTLANLTGIWAARDAAGVSKVVASEAAHLSVEKACRLLGLELLKVAVDRHGRLDGAQLPSLDDACLVLTAGTTATGAVDPLHLAGAAKWTHVDAAWAGPLRLSRTYSGRLDGIAAADSVAVSAHKWLFQPKDSALVMFRDLEMANSAISFGGSYLARPNVGVQGSRSAVAIPLLATLLAWGREGVAQRLDDLMQMADVLADAIETSDRLLLWGRPQTGINVFRPTCSTAAALVQALPPGMLSTCVLDGQAWARSVAANPLVDMNLVVGSVLAASLEGA, from the coding sequence GTGCTGGACGGGGCCGCTGAACTCAGTTCGCCGACGTCGCTGGCGCACATGGATCCGCCGACACCCTGGATCACGTGGGCCATGGCGCTGTGGAACGCCAGTCTCAACCAGAACATGCTCCATGAAATGACCTCTCCCTTTGCCACGCAGGCGGAGGCTCTGGTGTTGAGGTGGCTGTCACCGTACTTCGGCATGCAGGGTGGGCATTTTTGCGCGGGCTCAACCCTGGCCAACCTGACGGGCATTTGGGCGGCGCGTGATGCTGCGGGGGTGAGCAAGGTCGTTGCCTCAGAGGCCGCACACCTCAGCGTCGAGAAGGCGTGCCGCTTGCTGGGCCTCGAACTCCTCAAGGTTGCAGTTGATCGGCATGGGCGCCTGGACGGCGCGCAGCTCCCCAGCCTTGATGACGCCTGCCTGGTTCTCACCGCAGGAACCACCGCCACGGGGGCTGTTGATCCCTTGCACCTGGCGGGTGCCGCGAAGTGGACACACGTCGATGCCGCATGGGCGGGTCCGCTGCGACTGAGTCGGACCTACTCCGGACGACTCGACGGCATTGCGGCAGCCGACTCGGTGGCCGTATCTGCCCACAAATGGCTCTTCCAGCCCAAGGACTCGGCTCTGGTGATGTTCCGCGACCTGGAGATGGCGAATTCAGCGATCAGCTTTGGCGGCAGCTATCTTGCGAGGCCCAATGTCGGCGTTCAGGGCTCGCGATCAGCTGTTGCGATTCCCCTACTCGCGACGCTTCTCGCCTGGGGTCGGGAGGGCGTGGCCCAACGTCTCGACGATCTCATGCAAATGGCTGACGTACTGGCGGACGCCATTGAGACGAGTGATCGCCTGCTGTTGTGGGGTCGTCCGCAGACCGGGATCAACGTGTTCCGACCCACATGCTCAACGGCTGCCGCACTCGTGCAGGCGCTGCCGCCCGGCATGTTGTCAACCTGCGTTCTGGATGGCCAGGCGTGGGCGCGTTCGGTTGCAGCCAATCCGTTGGTGGATATGAATCTTGTGGTGGGGAGCGTTCTGGCTGCCAGCCTTGAAGGCGCCTGA
- a CDS encoding RNA polymerase sigma factor translates to MKITDPEPGQLNAARQGSLAALDGLLGVIQPGVYNLALRVLGQREDAADATQEILLKVVMHLTTFRDDASFTTWVWRIAHNHLMTARTRTLESPVVSLESLTE, encoded by the coding sequence ATGAAGATCACCGACCCCGAGCCCGGACAGTTGAATGCTGCACGGCAGGGTAGCCTTGCCGCCCTGGATGGCCTGCTGGGGGTTATTCAGCCGGGAGTTTACAACCTGGCCCTGCGCGTACTGGGTCAGCGTGAGGATGCCGCCGATGCGACTCAAGAAATCCTGCTCAAGGTCGTGATGCACCTCACCACCTTTCGCGATGATGCCTCATTCACCACCTGGGTTTGGCGAATCGCACATAACCACCTTATGACCGCCCGAACGCGCACCCTCGAATCCCCCGTGGTGTCCCTTGAATCCCTCACCGAGTGA
- a CDS encoding IS3 family transposase (programmed frameshift), translating to MNKGIRYSPELKERAVRLVLEHQSDYSSQWAAMESIAGKMGCKAETLRVWVRQHERDVGQREGLTTDEKAHLKALEREVRELRQANEILRKASAYFCSGGARPPIQTMKAFIDAHRDVHGVEPICKVLPIAPSTYYAHAAQQRDPGQRSLRAKRDDQLTPLIQQIWNDNFRVYGVRKVYRQLRREQVGVARCTVARLMKRLGMRGVIRGKGVRTTFSDKKLSCPLDHVQRQFKTDRPNQLWVSDFTYVSTWQGFVYVAFVIDVYARRIVGWRASSSARTDFVLDALEQALHDRKPFGSGRLVHHSDRGVQYVSIRYTERLVDAGLEPSVGSVGDSYDNALAETINGLFKAEVIHRQSSWRKREDVEWATLNWVDWFNNRRLLEPIGHIPPAEAEANYYAQHPEYVKAA from the exons ATGAACAAAGGAATACGGTATTCCCCGGAGCTGAAGGAGCGAGCGGTACGGCTGGTGCTGGAGCATCAATCTGACTACAGCTCGCAGTGGGCGGCGATGGAATCGATTGCTGGAAAGATGGGGTGCAAGGCCGAGACCCTGCGGGTGTGGGTCCGGCAGCACGAGCGTGATGTTGGGCAGCGGGAGGGCCTGACCACCGACGAGAAGGCGCACCTGAAGGCGCTGGAGCGCGAGGTTCGCGAACTGCGTCAGGCCAACGAGATTCTGCGCAAGGCATCTGCGTATT TTTGCTCAGGCGGAGCTCGACCGCCCATTCAAACGATGAAGGCGTTCATCGACGCACATCGTGATGTCCATGGGGTCGAGCCGATCTGCAAAGTGCTGCCGATTGCCCCATCGACCTACTACGCACACGCTGCCCAGCAGCGGGATCCAGGACAACGATCTCTTCGAGCTAAACGAGACGATCAACTCACCCCGTTGATTCAGCAAATCTGGAACGACAACTTCCGGGTCTACGGAGTACGCAAGGTCTATCGCCAATTGCGACGCGAGCAGGTAGGAGTTGCACGATGCACCGTGGCACGGCTGATGAAGCGGCTTGGTATGCGCGGCGTGATTCGCGGCAAGGGGGTGCGCACCACTTTCAGTGACAAGAAACTTTCATGCCCACTGGATCACGTACAACGGCAGTTCAAGACAGATCGGCCAAACCAGCTTTGGGTGTCCGACTTCACGTATGTGTCCACCTGGCAGGGCTTTGTCTATGTTGCCTTTGTCATTGATGTTTACGCCCGACGGATCGTCGGCTGGCGAGCTTCATCATCGGCACGCACCGATTTCGTGCTCGATGCCTTGGAACAAGCCTTGCACGACCGGAAACCCTTCGGATCGGGTCGGCTGGTTCACCACAGCGATAGGGGCGTCCAGTACGTCTCGATTCGATACACCGAGCGCCTGGTCGACGCGGGACTGGAGCCCTCGGTGGGCAGCGTCGGCGACAGCTATGACAACGCCCTGGCCGAGACCATCAACGGCTTGTTCAAAGCCGAAGTCATCCACCGGCAGTCGTCATGGCGCAAACGCGAGGACGTCGAATGGGCCACCTTGAACTGGGTGGACTGGTTCAACAACCGAAGACTGCTGGAGCCCATCGGGCACATCCCGCCAGCCGAAGCAGAAGCTAACTACTATGCACAACACCCTGAGTACGTCAAAGCTGCGTGA
- a CDS encoding sigma factor-like helix-turn-helix DNA-binding protein, with amino-acid sequence MLMALDRDQRIVYLLDTVFDLPSKQAAEVVGITPEAYRQRLSRTRARLQNYMDSNCGLVNPESACSCPRQLPAVRHLRGDRPLKQLDAEAQRAAEQAFDAFFRISDAASVFRSHPEVQAPEALQTAIRAVLSQEGFLTKDPSH; translated from the coding sequence ATGCTGATGGCGCTGGACCGTGACCAGCGAATCGTTTACCTCTTGGACACCGTTTTTGATCTGCCTTCGAAGCAGGCCGCCGAAGTGGTTGGCATCACCCCCGAAGCCTATCGACAGCGGCTCTCGAGAACGCGCGCTCGGCTGCAGAATTACATGGACAGCAATTGTGGGCTGGTCAATCCGGAATCAGCCTGCTCCTGTCCCAGACAACTGCCAGCGGTGCGCCACCTGCGTGGGGACCGCCCCTTGAAACAGCTCGATGCTGAAGCGCAGCGTGCAGCAGAACAGGCCTTTGACGCGTTTTTCCGTATCAGTGATGCCGCAAGCGTGTTCCGCAGCCATCCTGAGGTCCAAGCCCCAGAGGCATTGCAGACCGCAATCCGTGCGGTGCTGAGTCAAGAGGGGTTTCTCACAAAGGACCCATCACATTGA
- a CDS encoding alpha/beta hydrolase family protein translates to MNRSTEILGQALAIRADDGEVLQATLFESPTQSRSPVLIASALGTTQHFYAPFASWMAERGHTVMTFDLRGIGASRREEHRRSLRGLDVNMLTWARVDFASAVRTLCAHTAQQRVTLVGHSLGVHNAAMTNGETQSCLEKVISVAAGSGYWRDWATPSRRKAPLMLHLAGPLLTPLFGYFPGRRLGMVADLPAPVMHQWTRWCRHPGFAWGSEPQEVIPSLQSARFRIEAFSFTDDDAMTESCTQKLLDAMPNAPSTLRVLAPSDVGLTAIGHVGAFRRNAASLWPHLVAGIL, encoded by the coding sequence TTGAACAGGTCCACCGAGATTCTCGGTCAAGCATTGGCGATTCGCGCAGATGACGGCGAGGTGTTGCAGGCCACGTTGTTTGAGTCTCCCACCCAATCCCGCAGCCCGGTGCTGATCGCCAGTGCTCTTGGCACTACGCAGCACTTTTACGCACCCTTCGCTTCTTGGATGGCCGAACGTGGCCACACCGTAATGACCTTTGACCTGCGGGGTATTGGCGCTTCGAGGCGCGAAGAACATCGGCGTTCGCTACGCGGGCTTGACGTCAATATGCTGACCTGGGCGCGTGTCGATTTCGCCTCAGCGGTCAGAACGCTTTGCGCACATACCGCGCAGCAACGCGTCACTCTCGTGGGGCACAGCTTGGGCGTGCACAACGCGGCGATGACCAATGGTGAAACACAGTCATGTCTCGAAAAGGTGATTTCGGTCGCAGCGGGCTCGGGCTATTGGCGAGATTGGGCCACCCCGTCGAGGCGTAAAGCACCCTTGATGCTGCACCTCGCCGGGCCGCTACTGACCCCGCTGTTTGGATACTTTCCAGGCCGACGTCTCGGGATGGTGGCAGACCTACCGGCCCCAGTAATGCACCAGTGGACCCGCTGGTGTCGTCACCCCGGGTTTGCTTGGGGCAGTGAGCCACAGGAAGTCATTCCCAGCCTTCAAAGTGCGCGCTTCCGCATCGAAGCCTTCAGCTTCACGGACGACGATGCAATGACCGAGTCCTGCACACAAAAGCTGTTGGATGCGATGCCCAATGCACCGTCAACCCTACGAGTTCTGGCGCCGAGCGACGTGGGACTCACGGCAATCGGTCACGTCGGAGCATTTCGCCGCAACGCAGCCTCGTTATGGCCGCATCTGGTAGCAGGGATTTTATGA
- a CDS encoding beta-glucosidase, with protein MLLAEMTLDEKISLLAGDDPFGSVTGEPAVGTSDGVPRVGIPRMLYSDGPVGPRKGQATQHPAPALLASTFNEDLAYRSGRAIGNEVRLKGADVVHGPTIDILRTPLAGRSFESYGEDPWLTTRLGVAWIKGAQSEGVIANVKHFVANNQEGQFGIPPLTGLIGSRFIVNAVIDDRTLREVHLAPFEAAVIEADAGSVMCAYNRVNSRPACSSPELLTDILRGEWGFDGYVLTDYFFAQKDTVQALNAGMDLEMPVPLFYAPLTIRLNVLAGRVSEALIDERVGNVLRTMFRFGIFDRAAFEERDDLIDQPGHAALVQEVAEAGIVLLRNNGVLPLDAATLSRIAVIGESADRIVSGGGSSSVQPFSVTTPLQGITARAGSGVQIDHHDGGNLADAAALARNADVALVFVAVESTEGVDRPCLAISCPLSGDNQDALIAAVADANPNTVVIMQAGTPVLTPWRHDLAALLQAWFPGQEGGTAIARILFGDVDPGGRLSATFPDSADQLPTAGSVIAYPGLIIRAEYREGVLVGYRWYDHNQLEPAYPFGHGLSYTTFEYSNLRIEGDTVRATLRNTGSRPGRTVAQLYLGLPSPAAGIVQPPWQLRGYQRVTLAPGTSADVVITLPPRAFEYWDFGSNAWRTAPGTYRVAVGESSRDLRLTGELQRGANP; from the coding sequence ATGCTGCTGGCGGAAATGACCCTGGACGAAAAAATATCCCTGCTCGCCGGTGATGACCCGTTCGGCTCGGTCACCGGCGAACCCGCCGTGGGCACCAGCGATGGCGTGCCGCGCGTCGGCATTCCACGCATGTTGTATTCCGATGGTCCGGTCGGGCCGCGCAAGGGCCAGGCCACGCAACATCCCGCGCCTGCCCTGCTGGCATCCACCTTCAATGAGGACCTGGCCTACCGCAGTGGCCGCGCCATCGGTAACGAGGTACGGCTCAAGGGGGCCGACGTGGTGCACGGCCCTACCATCGACATCCTGCGCACACCGCTGGCGGGTCGCAGCTTCGAGTCCTACGGCGAAGACCCGTGGCTCACCACGCGGCTGGGCGTGGCGTGGATCAAGGGTGCGCAATCCGAAGGCGTCATCGCCAACGTCAAGCACTTTGTTGCCAACAATCAGGAAGGCCAGTTCGGCATTCCGCCGCTCACCGGGCTCATCGGCAGCCGCTTCATCGTCAACGCGGTGATCGACGACCGCACCCTGCGCGAGGTTCATCTGGCACCGTTTGAAGCGGCGGTGATCGAGGCTGATGCCGGCAGCGTCATGTGTGCCTACAACCGCGTGAACAGTCGGCCCGCGTGCTCCAGCCCGGAGCTGCTCACCGACATTCTGCGCGGCGAATGGGGCTTCGACGGCTACGTGCTCACCGACTACTTCTTCGCCCAGAAGGACACGGTGCAGGCCCTGAATGCCGGCATGGACCTTGAGATGCCGGTGCCGCTGTTCTACGCGCCCCTCACCATACGGCTCAACGTGCTGGCCGGGCGGGTGTCGGAAGCGCTGATCGACGAACGGGTCGGCAACGTGCTGCGCACCATGTTCCGCTTCGGCATCTTCGACCGCGCCGCGTTTGAAGAGCGCGACGATCTCATCGATCAGCCTGGGCATGCCGCGCTGGTGCAGGAAGTGGCCGAGGCCGGCATCGTGCTGCTGCGCAACAACGGCGTGCTACCACTGGACGCCGCAACGCTATCGCGCATCGCCGTCATCGGCGAGTCGGCAGACCGCATCGTCAGCGGGGGTGGTTCGTCCTCGGTGCAGCCCTTCTCGGTCACCACGCCGCTGCAGGGCATCACCGCCCGCGCGGGCAGCGGCGTGCAGATCGATCATCACGACGGCGGCAACCTGGCCGATGCCGCAGCGCTGGCCCGCAATGCCGATGTGGCGTTGGTGTTCGTGGCAGTGGAATCAACCGAGGGCGTGGACCGGCCCTGCCTCGCCATCTCTTGCCCCTTGAGTGGCGACAATCAGGATGCCTTGATTGCGGCCGTCGCCGACGCCAACCCGAACACCGTCGTCATCATGCAGGCCGGCACGCCGGTGCTCACCCCGTGGCGACACGATTTGGCGGCATTGCTTCAGGCGTGGTTTCCGGGCCAGGAAGGCGGCACCGCCATCGCCCGTATCCTGTTTGGCGATGTTGATCCGGGCGGCCGCCTCAGCGCCACCTTCCCCGACAGTGCCGACCAGCTCCCCACCGCCGGCAGCGTCATCGCCTACCCCGGCCTGATCATCCGCGCCGAATACCGCGAAGGCGTGCTCGTGGGGTATCGCTGGTACGACCACAACCAGCTTGAACCGGCCTACCCCTTCGGCCACGGTCTGTCGTACACCACGTTTGAATACAGCAACCTTCGCATCGAAGGCGACACCGTGCGCGCCACCCTGCGCAACACAGGCAGTCGCCCCGGCCGCACCGTGGCCCAGCTTTACCTGGGCCTGCCCTCACCCGCCGCAGGTATCGTTCAGCCGCCGTGGCAACTGCGCGGATATCAGCGCGTCACCCTCGCCCCCGGCACCAGTGCCGACGTGGTCATTACCCTGCCACCCCGCGCCTTTGAATATTGGGATTTCGGCAGCAACGCATGGCGTACGGCGCCGGGTACCTACCGGGTGGCCGTTGGGGAGTCGTCGCGTGACCTGCGCCTGACCGGTGAATTGCAGCGGGGAGCGAATCCCTGA